From the genome of Triticum aestivum cultivar Chinese Spring chromosome 3B, IWGSC CS RefSeq v2.1, whole genome shotgun sequence, one region includes:
- the LOC123068671 gene encoding uncharacterized protein codes for MSHWLFIMLLRTLMGCVCIQRSMGQQNGLIARWTYMQAMSREIEAWTIEKHALINAHWVYGNKWAEMAKVLPRRNQVLLFVLRFFSPIAKVKDDKPSGLLELQDTQNHQSFESSFLMTVGAAHEASHPLGSDERQPLLST; via the exons ATGTCACATTGGCTCTTTATTATGTTGCTAAGGACACTGATGGGTTGTGTTTGCATACAACGCAG taTGGGCCAACAAAATGGTCTCATTGCAAGGTGGACGTATATGCAAGCAATGTCAAGAGAG ATAGAAGCTTGGACTATTGAGAAACATGCACTGATTAATGCCCATTGGGTATATGGGAATAAATGGGCAGAAATGGCAAAAGTTCTTCCTAGAAG GAATCAGGTACTTCTATTTGTTCTCAGGTTCTTCTCACCTATAGCTAAAGTCAAAGACGACAAACCAAGTGGATTATTGGAGTTGCAAGATACACAAAATCATCA GTCATTTGAATCTTCTTTTCTAATGACTGTTGGTGCTGCTCATGAG GCTAGCCATCCGCTTGGAAGCGATGAGAGGCAACCACTGTTGTCAACTTGA